The DNA region GAATAGAAATATTGCCTATTGTTGAATTTACAAACTTACCTAAATTAGCTCATGGAACAAAAACAACAGCAGATGCAGTTCCAGATTGTTTACCTGTATTTAATTTAATTAAAGATGTACAAGATAATATTTATTATAAAAGAATTGAAAGAATTATAAATCGTACTCATTTTGTAGGACAAAAAAATACTACTAATTCATTAACAGATACTGGTAAAGGTGATGAAGAATTAGTAAGTGCTGATGCTATTATTACTAGTACAGTTCAACAATATGCTATGACTGGTACTACTGGTGTTGGTTTAATTCATGCTCAACAAAATTATACTGAAATAACTATTGATAGTGATTATTCTATGAAAATGATATTTAATGGTGCTGGTTATGAATATGATAATTTTTCAGGAAATAATTATACAAATAAAACAGAGTCATTAATGAATAATAAATTAGATATTCATACTACTTTACAAAAAAGGTCTTTACGATTTCCTAAATTATATCGCTTATTTGATTATATATTTAAACATTATAAAAAATGAGATAGTTTAGATGATAATAGTCAGAATAATGATAATTTTAGACCTTATACCTTAGAATTTATAGATATATCAATAGTTAATGAAATTACTCAATCTGAGGTAATTGATAGACAAATAAATAATGGAACTATTACTCATGTTAGAGCAATTCATAAACAAGAAAAAGTAACAAATAAAAAAGCACGCATGATGTATGAAGAAGTTAAAAAAGAACAAAAAGAACAAAAAGAACAATTAGAGCAAGAAATGAATTATATTGATTATAATCAAACAAGAGAAGAAGATATTAAAGGAGATATACAATAATGCAAGTACCAAATATTAATAGTATTTTTAAAAACTTAAATGAAAGAATAATGGATAATAGTGTAAGATCTGATTTAACTAAATTAGATATTGATATTAAAAGTAATTATTTCTTTTTTCCATTTATTATTAAAACTGGTTTAGTAAATATTACAGATAAAGGTTTTCAACCTAATAATGGTGTTCCACAGAATTTTACACAAATGTCACAAATATTTACTGGGAAAGAAGGAATAATAGCACAATGAAAAAATGCTATTAAAATTAGATCTCGTGCTATACCTGATATTTGAAATTATGATTTTTTTAAAAAAAATAAAGATTGATTTACTTATTCTATTAATGAATTTAAAAATAGTTTAACGGATAAAGTTAGTTATTTATATATTACTAGTACTGAAAAAATTTATTTATGAGATGCAACAAAACAAGTTTTTATTAATAAAGATAATCCTGATAATAATTATCCAGTTAATGATATTTGAGAAAAAATTAATAATGAAAATGGTTTTAATGTTTATGTTATAAATTTACAAAAAATTAATAAAGCATTAGATAATTTTGCTATTAAAAGAAAATTTAAAGGTGATGCTTATAAATGTCATATTGTTAATATTAATGATACTGTTGAATTTTCTAAATTAGTTGGTGAAGAATATTTTGGTGAATATAATGCTTGATATCTTGATCGTACAATTACGATTGAAACTACCTATAATTTTCAACGAGAAGATTTTTTAAGGTTTTATTTAGTTCCTTTACAATCTGATAAAGAAGATGTTGATGATAATTTATTAATGTTTATTTCAAATGCTCAACCAAAATATAATGACTTAAATGAATTAGTATATTGAAATGTTACTTTTAGTTATGTTAAAGATTATATTAATACTACCGGACAAACTATTCAGCAATTTGTACAATTTTCAGCAGCAGGTGAAGGTTATGTAATACCTAAAATAATATGAGATGATTTAGGTATTCCAAAAGATTATGAAATTAATGAAAAATTTACTGGTGATAATGGTATTAAAAGTATTCAATTAACATTATTAGGTAATAATGCTTTTTCAGCACCAGTTATTTTTGGTCGCCCTATTGAAAATTTAGGGAAATGAAATGAAAAAGTATATCCACAACGTAGATTATTTATTGATGATTTAAAAATGCCAGTTGCTGATAGTCTAACAAAATCATCAAAACCATTAACTACTTATTTATTAACAAATGGAATACCTGCTATTAATGGTCAGTATGATAACTGATTAAAAAGAAAACAAGGTCAAACAAACCAAGAAATTAAAAAGAATTATGAAGGTTATTTAAATACTAATAGAGATTTAACAAAAGCAACTAATCTAAATAATTTAACTATTAAAGATGTTGCATTAAATTATAAAGGTAATGGTGTTATTAATCGTGATTATGATGTTAGAGCAAATGGTTATTTTAAATATAATTTTGATATTGGACATAATAAAATTAATCCAAGTAAAAATCGTGGGCAATTAAAAGATATGTTAAATTTATTTAGTGTTATGAATAATCATATTATTAGTTTACCAATAGATGTAACAGAAAGTATTGCATGAACTCAAAGAGATATTCCAGTTGTTGGTAAATTTTTAAATGCAATAAGTTTGGGTATTCCGATTTATTGAAAAGAAATAAATAAAAATACTAATAATTTATATCCAAATATTAATAATGGAATACCTTTATTTATAGGAAAATCAAATTATACTTTTTATGATGAAAGTTATTGGCCTATTGTTGAAAGTGGTGGTACACAAGCAAAAAATCAAGGCAATATCCCGCTAGATGCTTTTAGATATAATACTCAAGATGAGGTAAATGATATTATTGGTGCTAGTGCAAGTAATACAAGTTGAGCATTTACTTTAACTGATAAAATAACAGCATCGCTTTGATCTAAAAAAACAAAAAAAGAATTTGGTAAAAATTATAAAATTAGTAGTGTTGTGATCCCAGAAGCATTTAATAGTGAAGATAGTATTTATTTAATTAATGAAGAAACTGTATCATTACCAACTATGGAAAGTAATAATATATTAACTGATATCATTGGTAGTGGTCGATATATAATTGATGCTATTGGGTTTTATAATTTAGGTAAAACAGCAGTTCGTATTTATATGTTTTCAGATGATATTGATATATATGACCCATATTCAATTATGAGTTATTTTGTTAGTTTACAAACAACATCTTTATATAATAATTCAGTTCGAGATTGATTAACTCTTTATTCACTTAGTTATTTAGATCAATATATAGATGATGATATAGTTCATGAATGACCAGTAAAATTACCAGACCCACCACCAAGTATTAATTTCTATACAGTACAAATTAATTTAAGTAAAGCAAATACTGAATTAAATACTAACATTGATTATTCTAAACCTATTGAAAAAACATATTCACAAGATATAATATTATTTGATTTTGGTACATTTGGTGCTACTAATTGAAAACAAGTTCAAGATAATTATGATAGTTTTACAATTAGTACAAATTCTGGAAAAGTAAGAATATGAGCATATAAAGAATATATTAATGAACCATTAGGAGTAAATACTGAAATTAAAATTAAAGATATTAATAACTCTGGATTTACTGTTTTTGAATATTTAGAAGAAAAGGATTACCCTTGAATTGTAAGGTTATCAGGTTATTATTTTAAAACCAAAATTGTATTTTATAATGATGGTGTTAAATTAAAAATGCGAGTTTTATATGAATTGTTTGTTAAAAACATTAGTTATTGAGTTGGAAAACAACTTATTCAGACCAATATATTGGGTAATTTTAAAATTGAAATTAACCCAATAGCAAATATTAAATTAAAAGAAAAATAGGAACTTATTCCTATTTTTTTTATTAAACATTAACTTTTATATTTCCTTCATTATCAATAATTAAATTAGGTTCTTGTATATCTAAATTTCAACGATAAACTTTAAAAAGTTTTCAAGTATTGTTATTATTGTTATTTCAAAAATGTTTATTACTACTACCCATAAATGTTTTTAAAAGAATAAATAAACATCCCATTATATTTTTATTTAATACAAGTTCATATTCATTATAATTATCTAAAATTTTTAATTGTAAATCAGAATGTTTAAAATTAACAATTCTTCAATTATCATTTTCATCACCACGCCATACTACATAATATCATTTATTATCATTCTCATTAAACGGCGTTTCTTGTGGTGCTATTCATTCTAAATTATCTTTAATTTCTTGGTTAGTAGTATTTATTTGGTTTTCTTGTTTTAGTTGTTGTAATTCATCCTCGCTATATTGTGGTTTATTACAAGCAACTAAACTTGTTGTGCTTGTTCCCAATAATGTAATTGCACCAAATAAAGTTAATAATTTTTTCATTGTAGAATTATCCTCCCTTGTTGTCACTATCATACCATATTATTTTAATTTAATTAAATAAAAAAGAGATAATTAAATCTCTTTTTTTATCCTTCGTTAACTTTTATATTACCATCATTATCAATAACTAAATTAGGTTCTTTTGTTTCTAAATTTCAACGATAAACTTCTTTAATATTTTTTTTATAAGTATAATCTGATGATATTCAATGATTAAAAATATAATCATAACCATTGGGTTTAATACCTAAATATATTTTATTTTCTTTTAATTCTAAAGAAAGTGAATTACCAAAAATGTCGGTATCCAAAATTAAAGGACTAGAATAATTATATTTAAACTTAATAATTCTTCATATTCCATATTCAACTCTTACATCTTCATCTGTTCCACCAATTTTAACACCACGCCATACTACATAAAAATAATGATTATGATTATCAATAATATTAAATGGTTCTTCTTGTGGTGCTATTCATTCTAAGTTATCTTTAATATTTTTATCTGTTGTATCTATTTTCTTTTTTTGTTTTAGTTTTTTTAATTCATTTGGTGTATATTCTTGTTCTGTTTTATTACACCCAACTAAACTTGTTGCACTTGTTCCCAATAATGTAATTGCACCAAATAAAGTTAATAATTTTTTCATTGTAGAATTATCCTCCCTTGTTGTCACTATCATACCATATTATTTTAATTTAGTTAAATAAAAACAGAAAGTATTTACTTTCTGTTTTCCTGCGTGCCTACTAACTTTTAAAAAGTTGCAGCGACTGTGTTTCCACAGTTTCTATCCCTAGGACAATTTAATTATATAATAAAAAATAATATCTGCAACCATATTTTAATTTTTAATTTAATTCTTGATTATTTTTATCTTGATGCTAAGATGGTGATGTGAAAATTAAGAAAGGAAGATTAAATATGAGTTATGAGGTTTTAATTGGTATTGGAGCTGGGATTGCTTTTGTTGGAATTTTAGGTTATAAAGGTGTAGAACTTTTAATTAAAAAAATAATGAAAAATAAAGTTAAAGAATCTACAAATAAAGTGGTAGGACAAGAAACATTAGATGCTATTCATTTAGGTTTATTGCAAACTGCTAATACTTTAGGTCTTGGTAATACAGAATGAGCACAAGTATTAGAAACAAATAAACCTATTAGTGAAGAAGAGTTTAATCATATTGTTAAATTACAAAGAGCCAAAAAATCAATTTCTAAAAAAGATATTAAATTATCAGATAAAACAATTAAAGTCTAAAAAAGACTTTTTTTGTTTATAATGGTGATGCATAGAGGTGAATTATGAATAAATTAGAAAGTTTTAAATTAATAACATTAGAAGAGTTTAAAAATTGAGAGGGTTTTGATAAATTAGTAGCACAATATGGTAAAAAACTTTATGATGATACTATTTCAAATTATTTAATTGAAGGTATTACAAGAGCAAGTTTACAATTAGATAGTATTTGTGGTTATCGTTTAGAAACTGAGTTTCCTTTACTTGATCCTAATAGTGAAATTGATAAAAAACGGATTAATTATGTAAAAATTGCTTGTTGTTTACAAACTCAATATTTAATAAGAACTGGGATTGAATATTCAACTGGTGGTGAAATTAGTAGTGATGGTATTACCAGTTATACATATCCTACTAATATGAAAATAGAATTTTCACCTGATATTATTAGTTTATTAGAAAAAGCAAAGTTTTATAAGTCTCAAACATTAACTAAAATAAATCCAGATAATTATGGTTTTACAAATCAATATAATAATGGATTTGGGAAATCTGATACTAATCATAAAGATAGACCAATTATGTTAAGTGAAGCAGATGCTAAATATGTATGAAAAAAAAGTATGTTTACATCTAATACTTTATCAATTATTCCATGATCTAGTACTGAAAAAAGTGGAATATGACAAATTGAAATATCACAACAATTATTAGAGAATTTTATTAATAATTATATAAAAAATATTTCCATTAAACTTGATAATAAAAGTATTGTATATAATTCTAATAATGCATTATCTGTTCCTTTTGATAATGATACGATTTATTATGAAAATAATGTTTGAAAAGCAAAAGAAAGTAAACCAGTAGAAGTTAATGTACCATTATTTGTAGATGAAGATGATGGTAGTATAGGGTTATTAATATCAGATGATTTTGATATTGAAGAAAACAAGTTATCTTTGAGTAAAGTTTGGGAATTAAAATTTACAGTTGAAGTTGTTCAAAAAATACTTGAGGGAATAGGTAAAAAAATTAGATGAGAATCAGTTCCAATACCATCATTTAAACCTGATAGTGCTAATTTTATTGATATTCCTAATTTTTCAGAAAAATACCGTTATCAAGTTAGAATATCACCAACTAATCGGAGTACTGCCGAAGGTAACTTACGACTTGACCCACCTTATTTTAAAGAACCAAAAGAAAATAAAACTTTATCAAAACGCCAAACAGTTGCTTTTATTGATGATATGGATAAAACCCACTATAGTATTGCCTTATATAATACTACTGGCCGTATTTATTTAACTGATGGCAATACTGGTAGTAATGTAAAAATAAATAGTGTTCTTATTTTAAGACAAGAGGTGTAAATATGATAGATAAAGAAAACATTATTATTAAAAATGAAAATGGTACTTATTGACAAAGATTAGGTTTTGAACAAAGAAATCCAAGTCAAAGTTTTAAAACTTGAAAAAATCGTAAGTTTTTAAAATATGATAAATATCCATTTCATATTAAAAAAGCATATATTATGCGATATAATGCTTTATCAATTTTATATCATACTCCATTTTTAAGTTTATATGGATTATTTTTTACTAGCTTACATTTTAATTGAATTCAAAGTTTAGAACCAGTTAAAGAATTTATGTTTGGTCAACATGAAATAACTGATGGTGGGTTTTTTGGATATGCTGGGATTGTTATATCTTATCCAATATTACATGGTACTGCTTGATTAACAACTAAAATACCTAAAATACCAGCAATTAAATTACCTATTGGTAAATGTTTAGAAAAAGTTTATAAAATTCCAAGTTATATCTTATATTTAATATTATTTGGTTGATTAATATTTCGTAAGTATTTAAAAAAACATAATGTTAATATTTGTCATAATTGTAAACAAACAATAGAACAAGTAGCAAGTTGAAATCAATATTGTCTTAAAAAAAGATGAAATAAATAACATTTAAAAAAATAACCCTAGTTGGTTATTTTTTATTTTGTAATATTAATTCTAATTTATTATCTTTACAAATAACTAAATTCTTTTCACCATATGTTTTAATTAAATATTCTCAATCCCAAGTTAAATTTATATTAACATCTTCTACATCAATACCAGTTATATATTCACCAAGTCAGTTTTTACAAGGACGATTACCTTTTTCAGAACGATAACATAAAATAAATTTATTCATTTTTATTATTTCCTTTATTGTGTTTTATATAAAAATTAATAATATGTTCTATTCGTTGTGAGTTGGTATATAATTCAGGTAATTCATTTCAAACTTTTTCTTGTTTTTCATTTAAGTAAACATTAATATTACGAATTAATTTTCTTTTCATAAATAATCTCCTTTAAAAAAATAATGTAGTTTGGATGCTATTTAATCTTTGTTTTGCTAATTTATAATATTTTTTATTAATTTCTATACCAATTCAATGCCGACTTAATTGTTCACAAGCAATAGCAGTTGTTCCACTTCCTAAAAAACAATCTAATACAGTATCGCCAACTTTACTATGTTTATTAATTTGTAATTTAATTAAATTAATATCTTTAACAGTAGGATGTTTAATTGTTCCTATAAATTGATTATTACTATTTGTTATTTGATAAACAGTCTGCATATCTTGATTTCAAACATTACTATAAGAAATTGGTTTATTATAAATATATAAACATAATTCTTTATCTTTACGATATGCATTATTACTAGGTGCATCATTTGTTTTTTGATAAATTATTAATTCAAATTTTAAATTATAATTTTCAATTTCAATTAAATATTCTTTTAATTGTTGTTTTGATAAATAAATTATAAAATTTGGTTTTTTAATAATTCGCATTCATTCTTTAAAATATGATGGTATATCAAAACTATCAATAAATTCACCTTGTAAAAATTCAAGTTCTCTTTTCCGAATTTGATATTGAATATTAGAACAATTAGGATCTTGCATTTTTTTTAAATTATATTCAATATGCTTTTCTTTATTTTTTAATTTTTTAGCAATATCGGGGTAAAGGTAAGGTGGATCAGTTAATATTAAATCAATACTTTTATTAGGTATTATTTTTAATATTTCTAAACTATCACCTAAATATAATTTACCTAAATTAGTTTTCATAATTAGCAATAATAATAGCATCACGAAGATGATTACTTATTTTTTTCATTATTATAAAATCAACCTTTACGATATTCATAAGTTAATAAATTATCTTTTTCATAAATTGCTGTTATTTGTTGATATTTACTTAAATTTTCCATATTTTTAACAACTGATTTAGTATAACGAGGTGATACTCATCAATTAATAGAATACAAAACACATAAAGAACCAAGCAATCTTAATAAATCATCGCGGTCTTTTGAACCATTAGCATTTGTATATAAACAATCTTCAACATTAATAAATATCATTGTTTCTTTAATTTTATTATTAATAAACTTGTAGTGTTCTTTTCAATATTTATTAGTAAATTCATATTTTTTAATTAATTTATTATTTTCATATACAACAATACCTGTAGTACCAGTTCCTGATGGGTCAATACCTACTTTTATCATTATCTTAAAAACCTTTCTTTAAATTTATTATAAAAATCTTCATTTTGTCTTCTAATTATAACTGGTGATAATTTTTCAACATTTAATTCTTCTTTTAATCAAGTTTTACCTCTTAAAATAATATCTTGCTTAATTGTTTTATTTGTAATAAAATCCTTAATATTATTGTAATGTTGATCACTCATTCAATTTGGATTTAAGTTACTAATAATTTCTTTATTAACTTCATTACTATTTTCTTTACTTATTTCAGTACTATCAGGGTCTAATTCATCAGTTGCTATTCCAAAAGTTTTACATAATCAATAACGAGCTCCATAAGTTAAAGCACTACCAACTGCTTTTGCCATATCATTATTTTGTGCTGATAAAGTAATTCCTAATTCAATTTTTTCATTTTCTTTATAAAGTGTTAATAAACCTTTTGAATAATAAGTTATTACTATTTTCTCACCATCTTTACTTTTAACAGTATTGTTAATAAATGTTGGTTCACCTATACTTTCTATTGTGTATGTTATCTTATGTTCTTTTAATTTTGGTTTTAAAACTTTATATAAATCACTTTCAGAAAAATAATTATATTTATTAAAATCATTTCGTGCATTTTTATTAACAAAAATGGTTATATCAGATTGTATTTCACCAATACTTTCAATTAATGTTTTTTTAGTTTCTTGTGGCATTTTCTCACTCCTCTTTTTCTTGTCATATTAAAATAGCATTTTTAATTTGTTCTAAATCTTGTTTAGTAATATTAACTTTTTCTTTAATTACTATTTTTAATTTTGGATTAATAATTATCATTAATATTTTTTTACTATTTATACAAAAGTCTTTTTCTAATAAATAATAAAGTTTTAATTGTCAAATATAACGCTTAATATCAGTTTTTTCATTAGAACTAGTAATTTTTCAATCACATATTATATATTCATTATTTATTGTTATGCCAATAAAATCAGTTGTACCACACATTAAAGGATTATAAAGTGTTTTTTCAGTTTCATAATATTTAAAGTTAATATCTTTAAAAGTTTCTTGATATAGTTTTATAAAATTTTTAAATAATTCACGATGTGATTTTATATCACAATCAATAAACTCAATTAATTCATTATCAAAATTATTTTTTATTCAATTATCAATCATATTATGTAAACATATTCCACGAGTTTGTGCTAATTTTAAAATATTCTCATCAATTTGCGAATAATCTTTTGGTATTAAAATATTAACAATTTGACTAACACTTGGGATTAAAATGCTATATTTATGTAATTTATCATTATAAATATATAAAGGTTTTAAATCTAATCTCATAAAATTGTATCATCCTGATTTTCAAATAATTCTTTTGTTTCTACTTCTTCTAAACGAATATTTCTTGGTATTAATTGGGTTTGATCTGTTATGTTTGGTGTTATAGATTGTATATCATTATATGTATCATTATTTAAATTATTCTTAGTTTGTAAAAATTCATAACTATAAACTCTTACCATTCAATGTATTTTATTATCTTTATCTTTAAAAGATTGTAAAATACCTTTAATTGCAATTTGACTACCTTTTTGACAATATTGTTGTAATACACTTGCTTGTTTATTTCAAACTTGACAAGGAATAAAATCAGTTTCTTTTTTATTTGAGTGTGGTCTTGCCACTGCTAATTGAAAGATAGCATATTCTTTACCATTATTTGTTTTCTTAATTTCAATATCTTTTGTTGTTCTACCAATAGCAGTAAATTGATTCATTATTTCACATCCTTATTAGGTAATTTTTTATATAAAGATTTATCTTTTATAATAAAAGTATCTTCTCTTCGACCATTTACATATTGACAATATTCATCAAAATCTTCTTTATATAATTGTTGTTGTTTTAATTCAGCAAGTTCATTTTCGTAATATAACATTTTATTTCTAATTTCATATAATTTAAATAATTTATCATCTACATTTGTTTGATGCTTAGAACAAATAAAATCTATAATATCTTGTATTTGTTCTATTTCTTTAACTGTTTTTGTCATTATTTATCCTCCTCAATAATAGTTAATTGGTTTAATTGTTTTTTGGTGATTTTAATACCAAATAAATTAGCATCTTCTAAATTAGCACCAATTAAATAAGCATCTTCTAAATCAGCATCTTCTAAATTAGCACCATGTAAATAAGCACCATATAAATCAGCATCTTCTAAATTAGCACCCTTTAAATTAGCATCTTCTAAATCAGCATCTCCTAAATTAGCACCCTTTAAATTAGCACATCGTAAATCAGCTTTTTCTAAATTAGCACAGCGTAAATTAGATTTTTCTAAATTAGCACAGCGTAAATTAGCATCTTTTAAATTAGCATCTTCTAAATCAGCTTTTTCTAAATCAGCACAGCGTAAATAAGCATCATATAAATAAGCACCTTTTAAATTAGCACCTTGTAAATTAGCACCCTTTAAATTAGCATCTTCTAAATCAGCATCTCGTAAATCAGTATCTTTTAAATTAGCACCCTTTAAATTAGCATATTCTAAAACAGCCCACTCTAAATTAGCATCTTCTAAATAAGCATCTTTTAAATTAGCACCATATAAATTAGCGCCATGTAAATTAGCACCAGCAAATCTAACAGCTTTTAAATTAGCACCCTTTAAATTAGCACCTTCTAAATCAGCATCTCCTAAATAAGCACCGCGTAAATCTAATATTTCACTTTCTAAATATTGATTTAATTTTTCTTGTTCAACTTCAATACTAGTTAAGTCTTTAATAACTTCTTTTAATGTTTTCATATTATAATTCCTCCAAATTCTTTTTCATAATTAATGTCTCAATATAGTCATAAGCACTCTCTTCTGAATGACATTCTTCTAATGCTTCATTAAATAAATCTTCTTCAGTATAAATATTTCCATTTTCATCTTTTCACATATTATTTATCTCCTTTAATTTTTTGATTGCTTTTTCAGTTCTAGTAATTTTGTTTATTCCATATATTAAAAAAGACAATGTAAATAAGGATGAAATAGATGAAATAATATTAATGTTGGTGTACTCATATTATTTATTTCCTTTTCATTCAATATCTTTTAAATCAATAATTGCCGTTGATAAGCCATAATTATTATTTTCAATTTTTTCTCGCACTTTTGCTTCTTCTAGTGTGTAATAAGCATAAGTAGTTAAATATTCATTTTTAATAATTAATAAGTATTTTTTAGTCATAATTTAATTCCTCCTAATTCTTTTTAGTATTTAATGCTCAATGTTCATCAGTAATTTCATCGTGTGTAATAATATATTTATTTTGTTTATTACATTTA from Spiroplasma kunkelii CR2-3x includes:
- a CDS encoding lipoprotein — translated: MKKLLTLFGAITLLGTSATSLVGCNKTEQEYTPNELKKLKQKKKIDTTDKNIKDNLEWIAPQEEPFNIIDNHNHYFYVVWRGVKIGGTDEDVRVEYGIWRIIKFKYNYSSPLILDTDIFGNSLSLELKENKIYLGIKPNGYDYIFNHWISSDYTYKKNIKEVYRWNLETKEPNLVIDNDGNIKVNEG
- a CDS encoding head-tail connector protein, encoding MNKLESFKLITLEEFKNWEGFDKLVAQYGKKLYDDTISNYLIEGITRASLQLDSICGYRLETEFPLLDPNSEIDKKRINYVKIACCLQTQYLIRTGIEYSTGGEISSDGITSYTYPTNMKIEFSPDIISLLEKAKFYKSQTLTKINPDNYGFTNQYNNGFGKSDTNHKDRPIMLSEADAKYVWKKSMFTSNTLSIIPWSSTEKSGIWQIEISQQLLENFINNYIKNISIKLDNKSIVYNSNNALSVPFDNDTIYYENNVWKAKESKPVEVNVPLFVDEDDGSIGLLISDDFDIEENKLSLSKVWELKFTVEVVQKILEGIGKKIRWESVPIPSFKPDSANFIDIPNFSEKYRYQVRISPTNRSTAEGNLRLDPPYFKEPKENKTLSKRQTVAFIDDMDKTHYSIALYNTTGRIYLTDGNTGSNVKINSVLILRQEV
- a CDS encoding pentapeptide repeat-containing protein, which gives rise to MKTLKEVIKDLTSIEVEQEKLNQYLESEILDLRGAYLGDADLEGANLKGANLKAVRFAGANLHGANLYGANLKDAYLEDANLEWAVLEYANLKGANLKDTDLRDADLEDANLKGANLQGANLKGAYLYDAYLRCADLEKADLEDANLKDANLRCANLEKSNLRCANLEKADLRCANLKGANLGDADLEDANLKGANLEDADLYGAYLHGANLEDADLEDAYLIGANLEDANLFGIKITKKQLNQLTIIEEDK
- a CDS encoding ERF family protein, yielding MPQETKKTLIESIGEIQSDITIFVNKNARNDFNKYNYFSESDLYKVLKPKLKEHKITYTIESIGEPTFINNTVKSKDGEKIVITYYSKGLLTLYKENEKIELGITLSAQNNDMAKAVGSALTYGARYWLCKTFGIATDELDPDSTEISKENSNEVNKEIISNLNPNWMSDQHYNNIKDFITNKTIKQDIILRGKTWLKEELNVEKLSPVIIRRQNEDFYNKFKERFLR
- a CDS encoding DNA-methyltransferase, which produces MKTNLGKLYLGDSLEILKIIPNKSIDLILTDPPYLYPDIAKKLKNKEKHIEYNLKKMQDPNCSNIQYQIRKRELEFLQGEFIDSFDIPSYFKEWMRIIKKPNFIIYLSKQQLKEYLIEIENYNLKFELIIYQKTNDAPSNNAYRKDKELCLYIYNKPISYSNVWNQDMQTVYQITNSNNQFIGTIKHPTVKDINLIKLQINKHSKVGDTVLDCFLGSGTTAIACEQLSRHWIGIEINKKYYKLAKQRLNSIQTTLFF
- a CDS encoding lipoprotein is translated as MKKLLTLFGAITLLGTSTTSLVACNKPQYSEDELQQLKQENQINTTNQEIKDNLEWIAPQETPFNENDNKWYYVVWRGDENDNWRIVNFKHSDLQLKILDNYNEYELVLNKNIMGCLFILLKTFMGSSNKHFWNNNNNNTWKLFKVYRWNLDIQEPNLIIDNEGNIKVNV
- a CDS encoding single-stranded DNA-binding protein — encoded protein: MNQFTAIGRTTKDIEIKKTNNGKEYAIFQLAVARPHSNKKETDFIPCQVWNKQASVLQQYCQKGSQIAIKGILQSFKDKDNKIHWMVRVYSYEFLQTKNNLNNDTYNDIQSITPNITDQTQLIPRNIRLEEVETKELFENQDDTILWD